The segment aaaaggtttctcgccggtgtgcgttctcatgtgcAGTATCATTTCGCACTTATCTCTGAATCTTTTAGCGCAAACGCCGCACGGGAACGGCGTCTCCCCCGTGTGGATCATCGTGTGTCTTTTCATGTGTTCCTTTGAAGAGAATCTTTTCGTGCAAACTGAGCAAGCGAAGGGTTTCTCTCCGGTGTGCGTTATCATGTGTCGGTTCAAACTTCCCATGCGGCCGAACATTTTCCCGCATTCCGAGCACATGAACTTCTTGGAGTCCTTGTTAGTTCCTTCGGTGTCGTCACCGTGCTCGCTCCCGGAAGAGTGTGACATTGCGTCGTCTATATCTGATAGTGGAGCCACGTTGCCCGGTTGTGAGTGAAGAGCTTGAAAGCGTTCTCGGTCAGCTTCTGTTGACAAACGTTGACTGGAGTCGCTGGCGGGAAAAGGCAGCTGGGGAGCGTGCGTCCTCATGTGCGTCATCATTTTGTACCTGTCTCTGAATCCTTTAGGGCAAAACAAacaggaaaagggtttctccCCAGTATGTATTCTCATGTGCCTGTCCATGTGATGCTTTAAGGAGAATATTTTGGCGCAAAATGAGCAAGCGAAAGGTTTCTCTCCGGTGTGCGTCCTCATGTGTCGGTTCAAAGTTCCCTTCCGGCTGAACGTCTTGCCGCATTCGGAGCAGTTGAAGAGTCGGTCGCCTTTAGCGTGGTTAAAAGGCTTCGTACGTCCTTTGGCGTCGTCGCTGTGGTCCGTCTCGGACGAGCGCGACATCACGTCGTCCATATCGGACAGCGGAGCAAAGCTGGCGTTTGCTTGAGGTCCTCCCCCGGCCTCCGTGTTCTCCTCACTTCGATTGTAACGAAGCTGGTAGGAGTGAGCTCCGTCTTCATCGTCTTCACGCTTTAAAGGGAGATCGGTCAGCGGTAACCGGGGGACATCGGCCTCCTCCTGGCCTGGAAGCTGCTCGTCCTCCTGATCGCGCCACAcatcctcgtcctcctctttaATATGGGGAGGCTCGACTGGCTCCTCCTGCGCCACGAGGGAGCTCCATTCCTGCTGTGGCTCTGCGGGAACCTCTATCGAATGTTGGGTGTCTGCAGAAGAGAAAAACTGTGAGTAACATCCATAGTAACAAAACAATTCTCCGATTTGTTTTGAGTCACTCACACAAGCGAATGAACAGTGGCCTTCAAAGGACAAAAGGCATTTTGTCCAAAGAGATTTTCACTCTAGCTGTCACTTTCACATGCTCAGTAGAGTCAATAGAAAGTCACAATTTTGACAACTTCATATCGTTTACAATACATAGGTCAACTCACTTGCTCTGTGAGGATTGTTAACTGGGCGCGTCATATCATTTTAGCGTCAGTACTGACTAGTTTTGGAAAAGTTTGAATAAATGACATGATTTTTATTACATTGTAACATACGATTCGGGCTAAATAGAGGCTCAATACTGGAGGTGGACGCTGGCCACCCACGCAAACACCCTGAGAAATGCCACCCAGCCGCCTTAGTGAAAGACAAAAGTGTTCAATGATAAAGTAGAACGATAGTGAGAGCACGAAAAAGGGGGAAAACTAAACCAACCCGCTTTGTCTTGCCCCGGTTGAGGCGTAAAAACAGCGTCCAGGAGTTCGCGTTGCcgctcgttctcctcttttgATCGActaagttcctcctcgtactccgcGATGGTCCTCTCAAACAGCTCAAATATCTCTTCGACCGCCACGTTTAGTCGCTGCTTCACCAACTCTCGCAACATTTGcactttgcacatttttgttttccacagTCACGCTAGCGCTCCGCCTCTAGACGTGTTGCTAACTTccggttttttttcttcttcggtGGTTGTGGTGTTTTGCGGTCTACTCAAATGTTGCAATGCTGCCACCGTCTGGCAGAATATAAAAGCTTCTACGAAGTGATATAACCCGAATGTGTGCGTAAATCGCAGCACGCGGTAATAGATCACTAACCTTTTGCAGTTTTGCCAGCTTTGAAAGATTTTGTTTGCCTGATGTTTGAAGTTTCTTCCCATATTTTTGTAAGCTTTTTGTAATGAGTTTTaagtttttccccccatttttaaatgtcagtTTCTTTAATCGTTACCTCAGTTTGTCACATTGTTGTCCTTTTTTATGCAATTTGGTTTTGCCAAATTTTGCACGTTTTGTCTTTTTAGTTTTTCCACAGTATTTTTCTGTCAGCTTTCcatgtttttccccctctgCTGCATTGTGTCAGTAATTGCTCTCTGATGTAATCTGAATTTGTGTGCAAAAATGGCGTCGTCCATCACTTacatatttgtcattgtttttaattttaaaaaaaatgtcaattttttgtTAGACTGAATTTCTCAGTTTTtcagcatttcaaaaaaaaatcaatttttttgttaGACTGAATTTCTCAGTTTTTCagcctttttgtctttttttgtttttgccagattttccaaaatgttgtttttttcctcttattttttgtatttgtcatttttatgtgGTTGCATTAAatgcacaatgtgtaattctctttgttttgtttagtttgtcaGTAAACTTCAAGAGTGAGTGGCAATTCAGCTCacgagtcaaagcaaaaaccatcAAACAAAGGCGATGGCTCACATCATGAAAAACTCACAAGTCTggtcacttgtaagtcaaggtaccactgtattgagATGCACCCTTAATACGACTACAGAGTTTATCACAAAGTGTCTAATATGCATTTGAgcaaaacattcaaagtcccaaaCTGTCGTTATTGCTCTTTTTGTCCCCAGTACACACGTGGCTGTCGAGCTGGCTTTTAAACGTGAATGTTTGATCGCACGCGTCGCAGCCGAACAGTCTCTCCCCGGTGTGCGTCCTCATGTGTATCATGACATAAGCTTTGCTGGAGAAGTTTTTAGCGCACGCAGGACAAGTAAAAGGTTTCCCCGCCGTGTGTCTTTTCACGTGCATCATCAGATATTTCTTGGCCGAGAAACGTTTGGCGCAAACGGAACAGTCGAAaggcttctcgcccgtgtgcgtGGCCATGTGAGTCATCATCTCGGTTTTCCTCGTGAAGTTTCTGTGGCAGACTTCGCAGCTGAAAGGTTTGTCTCCGGTGTGCGTCCTGGTGTGTATCTTCAAATGCGCTTTCGTGGAGAAACCTTTCGCACAAACCGAGCAGGTGAAAGGTTTCTCTCCGGAATGCGTCCTCATGTGTGCCATCATGTATTTCTTCACCGAGAACGTTTTGGCGCACACGGCGCACTTGAAAGGTTTCTCACCCGTGTGCGACAACACGTGCGCGGTCATTTCCGACTTCCTCGAGAAGCTCCGAGCGCAAACCGTGCAGCcgaaaggtttttctcccgtgtgtatCCTCATGTGTCTGTTCAAAGTGAACTTCTGGACGAATGTCTTCCCGCAGTCAGAGCAGATAAACGGACTGGCATCGCCGTGTGAGCTCTTATTAGTCTTTCTGGTGTCGTCGTCAGAAGAATGTGACATCCTGTCTTCCGTAGCTGACTTCTCTGGTCGGGATCCACCACGGTGTTGACTTGAGCCGCCGCCTCTGGTCTCCTCACTGTGTCGAAGCGGTGAGGCTGGAGCTCGGTCCCCTTCACTCGTCACAGGGACGCCAATCGATGTGACGGCGGCGACGTCCTGTCCGCCCCACatgacctcctcctcctcttcttctttaacGTGCACATTGGAGCCCCACTCTTGCCGCTCGTGGTCAGAGGGAACCTCATCTTGACTCTCCGCCAACACCTGCTGGATGTCTACAAggcacaaacaaaccaaaaattcttattattgttaaCGATTAGGAATAATAGTCCCTGATTTAGTAGATATGTAAATATTACAAGTAGGGCCCAAACAATTAACGATTTCATCGGCCGAcaattagcccttttcaaatcgaCAAAAGTCATCACATCATGGCTAAGGAAATAAGGAAGTAGAAGAATGTGATTTTAGGTTCAAGGCATCACGCATAATGTTTTGCAGCTAACTTCACTCATTATGTTGCTTATATATTGCATACATTTATGGACTAAATCTAAGGAAAATGTGTTAAGGACAAAGTactgtgaaaacagtcaaatgttctgcttgTAATTCATATCTATATGAATGACCAAAGAAGAAGTTATTTCATTCaatccatattttttaaatgaatcagcCGTTtaatcggttattgtttttttttttatgccaaatATTAGCCTAAGAAAATCCATATCAGTCGACCGTTCTTACAACAGATGCACAAGTTGAATAAAAGTGTCTTAgcaataaatattcaaataacCTTTGAAAACAAGAGCAAGCGACGACAATTTGAAAGGGTGAGAAGATTTAGAACCATAGTGATGGAAATGAGTATAGCAGTGAAAGgtgtcaagtaaaaaaaaaaaaaaaaaaaaaaagctcataaaATCAAGGGTATGAAATAACTAGGAAACAGTTAAAACGGCGATCTGCAGAAtaagttaaaaataatttagaaGACTGAAAATTGTGATATATTTAAATAGCGAggacatttgaaatgaaatatatatatatatatatatatatatatatatatatattagtaagGACAGCCAGAATATATCAGATTTAATCTTGCCTCTCCTCTTTTTCATTCATAGTTTTTGTTTTCGTGTAAATATATGCCCCCCCCTTATATGTaacgaaatacatttttttttaaagtataacaAGCGTTGGGCCGAAATGGTCAAACCA is part of the Phyllopteryx taeniolatus isolate TA_2022b chromosome 7, UOR_Ptae_1.2, whole genome shotgun sequence genome and harbors:
- the LOC133481315 gene encoding oocyte zinc finger protein XlCOF22-like, giving the protein MCKVQMLRELVKQRLNVAVEEIFELFERTIAEYEEELSRSKEENERQRELLDAVFTPQPGQDKADTQHSIEVPAEPQQEWSSLVAQEEPVEPPHIKEEDEDVWRDQEDEQLPGQEEADVPRLPLTDLPLKREDDEDGAHSYQLRYNRSEENTEAGGGPQANASFAPLSDMDDVMSRSSETDHSDDAKGRTKPFNHAKGDRLFNCSECGKTFSRKGTLNRHMRTHTGEKPFACSFCAKIFSLKHHMDRHMRIHTGEKPFSCLFCPKGFRDRYKMMTHMRTHAPQLPFPASDSSQRLSTEADRERFQALHSQPGNVAPLSDIDDAMSHSSGSEHGDDTEGTNKDSKKFMCSECGKMFGRMGSLNRHMITHTGEKPFACSVCTKRFSSKEHMKRHTMIHTGETPFPCGVCAKRFRDKCEMILHMRTHTGEKPFTCSVCRKCFSRKDDLMLHARTHTGGHFTCSVCHKRFSSKKYVMIHMRTHTGEKPFSCNACDQRFTYKYQVTRHKCSGEHESCVDLNASEATSQAGMMYT
- the LOC133480904 gene encoding gastrula zinc finger protein XlCGF57.1-like, whose product is MCATHHNPPPRGNTGRQFSNRYGVKMCKVRMLRTLVKQRLNVAVEEIFELLERTITEYEEELCRSKEENERQRELLDAVLKPQVGLRSADIQQVLAESQDEVPSDHERQEWGSNVHVKEEEEEEVMWGGQDVAAVTSIGVPVTSEGDRAPASPLRHSEETRGGGSSQHRGGSRPEKSATEDRMSHSSDDDTRKTNKSSHGDASPFICSDCGKTFVQKFTLNRHMRIHTGEKPFGCTVCARSFSRKSEMTAHVLSHTGEKPFKCAVCAKTFSVKKYMMAHMRTHSGEKPFTCSVCAKGFSTKAHLKIHTRTHTGDKPFSCEVCHRNFTRKTEMMTHMATHTGEKPFDCSVCAKRFSAKKYLMMHVKRHTAGKPFTCPACAKNFSSKAYVMIHMRTHTGERLFGCDACDQTFTFKSQLDSHVCTGDKKSNNDSLGL